acaggcagcagagccccagGTTAGCTGGGCACGGGGACCAAGGTTTGTGGTGGAGGAAGCCACGTGCGGTAGAATCTAAGTTAATGTCTTCACCGGATGTTGTTCTCAGCACCTCTAAATGTGATTAACTGAGACACTGGtctgaaaaaagggaaactaGCCCCAAAATGGGTGAAAGTTCACGGGCAATCCCAGCGCTCGGACTTCGCCCACCCCTGCTGCCCTGCGTTGTGCAGGAGGACAAAAACAGTTGGCTAATGAGTGACAGGAGTGCAGCAGGGCCGTCCCCTGCCATTGCTCACCGTGTCCCCAATCAGTGACGGGGGATTTTGCAATCCGGGATgttatttctgtgctgttggAGTTTAAACTTTGCCACTTGGGTCACGGCAccacagaggaggaggaggtgaagGTGGAGGCGTCGCTGCTTGGTGTCTGCTGGCTCCCCTGCGCGCTGAGGGTATTGAGGAGACAGGACGAGCCGGTGGGAGCGGAACCTTGCACATAGGTATGTCCTGGCTGACGGCACTCGGTGGTGTCTGCCCACCTGATGGTCCTAGGGCCATCATGGCTCATTGGATGGACTGAGGATGAAAGACAGGGTGCAGTAAAGCTCCTTGCCTGGCTTGGCCAAGCAAACATCATGGTAATGAGAACCGTCCCCAAACTGGGCTTGAAGAACACTTGAGTCAGGGCTTAGTAAGCTGGGGAGGGCAGTTGGGCGATCGGGTGTAGTGGGATAGGCAGTTGGGTTGAGTGGTGGGTCAGGTAGTTGGGTGGTGGGTTGGTTGACCAATCAGACAGTTGACTGGTCAGTCAGTGGGTCAGTTATTTGGTCAGTTGAACAACAGTTGACCATTTGGCTTGTGTCTTGAGTGGTTAATTGGTTTGGCAGGTCAACCAGTTGTGCAGCTGCTTGGTTAGTTGGGTTGTCAGTTAGCTGATCTGTGGGTTGGGCAGCTGGTGAGTTGGCTCCTTGGGTTTCTCTGGGTCCTGGGGTGGCAATGGCAAAGCAGGGCTGAGTCCCCTCCTCGGGGCGGGTGGTGGCAGCAGTCTCCTCCCTCTCCACTTGCCACCAAGAATGATTAACCTGATCTTAGAGCATACATGAGACTGGGCTGGAtgggtgctcaccctgctcctgcacTTGGGGGGCTCAGTGGGGTTGGTGCAGGTGGGTGCCTTTGGGGAGTCCCTGGATCTGTGGGtctcttggggaaaaaaacccaggattTGGgagttggaaaggcttctggaaGGAGGTGAAGGGGGACACACTGCCATGCCCCTGAGTCCCTGCACGCCTGTGCTCTCTCTCCTGCACATGTGCATGTAGGGCTTTGCCAGATGTTCCCACATGTGCTCACATACAGGTGCCCACACATACGTGTGTTCACGTGCTCATGTCATTGCGTGGCCATGTGGCTGCATAGACACATAGCTCTACACAcacctgtgccagcacagccATGTGCACGTCTAGCCGTGCACACATCCATGTGGTCACACAGAGTCACACATGTAGATAGACCTCCCCATGGTCCTGCACACGTGTGCCCATGCCCAAACATGCTCCCTGCTCCCTCGCAACAGCACCACGATTCAGGGTGTCCCTGGGGTTGTGCAACTtggggggcagagggaaggCAGGGGGGCAATCATGGGACCTGGGTTAGGGACCTGACCCTGCCACCATGCAGCCATGGCCTCTGGCGTGGGCAGCCTCGACCTGCTGGACCTCCTCTTCGACCGCCAGGATGGGATCCTCCGCAGTGTGGAACTCGGGAGGCCACCCGGCACCTGGCACGAGGACAGGGTGAGATCCCGGCCTGGGGGGCCCATCCCCACCTCACCCCTGGGTCCGGCAGGAAAGCCCCATCCCCACACCTTGTCTGGGAGCTGGGACCAccccacagcacaggcagctcctgTGGGCACCCCATGGTGATGGGCATCCCATGGTGATGGGTGGCTGTGTCCCCACAGCATGCCCAGGACAGTGAGGACTTCCTCAGCTCCATTCTGGGCTCCAGGGACTCGGCATCTGGCTCTCCCAGCTGGTCCCCAGCCACCAGTGACAGTGGGGTCTCTGAGGACCCCCCCTCTGACCAGCTCGACAGCCCCCCCGGGTGCTGTGATGGGGGTCCCAATGAGGTCCTGTACCCCTACACCAATCCCTGTGGGGCTGTGCCCATCCCGGGTGGGGCTGGGGTCCTGCAGCCTGAAGTCTCCATCGACCTGGGTGAGCCACAGGGAAGAGACCAGACAGAAGGGGCTGGGGATACTGGGGGTGACTGGCGAGACTGGGGACCTGAGGAGGGTGAGGGATCTGGAGTTTCATGGGGATACTCAGGAAATGAGGGGAGCTGGGGGTACTGGAGGGAACTGGGTAGACTAGGGAGAACTGGAGGGAGTGGAGAGAGCTTGGGAACTGGCATTAAATGGGCAGACTGGGGAGAACTGGGAGGGttggggggctgggggtgctgagctgggctgagctggtTGTTTGGGGGGGGATGGGGCAGGACCAGAGGGACAGTCTCGGGGGGAACAGAGGCCAGGGCCACTGAACTGGTAGGTGACAGCAAGTCGTGGTAGCTGTGGGGCCATGACTGGGATATGGGTCCTGCACTGGAGACAGAGGGGGACACAGGACAGCTGACAgcctctgctctcccctcaccAGACATGTGGCACCCTGGCTTCTTCCTGGAGGAGAATCAGGACCTGCCTGTGGTCTCCCCACCTGCATCCTGCACCCTCACTGTCAAGGACCTGCTGCTCTCGAGCAGCAATGATGCCGTGAGTCCCCTCTGCTGTGTCCTCATCCCTCTTGTCCCAAGCCTTGTTCCTCTTTGGACCGCAATCCCCTCCCTGTTCCTGTCCTcatccctccccttccccacacTTGTCCCTTTTCTTACACGATGGTCCCATCCCTGTGCCTTCCTGGACCATGATCCTGCACTGTGGTCCCCCCCCGTGGTCCCGGGGGTGAGGTGTGGGACCCCCACCCAGGGCGTCACCCATCTGTGGCCCCACAGCAGCCGCCACtgcacagctccctgctgagGCAGAACCAGGGCCAGTTCCAGGAGCTCGTGCTGACGGAGGACGAGAAGAAGCTGCTGGCAAAGGagggggtgtccctgcccacacaGCTGCCCCTCACCAAGGTGGGAGCCACCGTGCCTGGGAAAGGTGCGGGGTGGAGGGTCCCAGCCCCGGCATTCCTGACCCCCCTGTCTCCACCAGTACGAGGAACGGGTGCTGAAGAAGATCCGTCGGAAGATCAGGAACAAGCAGTCGGCTCAGGAGAGCCgcaagaagaagaaggaatatATTGATGGGCTGGAGAGTCGGTATGGACCCGAACTGCTCTGGGTGCCCCAATGGCTGGGGGGGCATCTGGCTGCTGGGTGACGTGCCGGCTGCCAGCCCCCGTGACCCTGTCCTCCTCTCCCTGTCCCCCAGGATGTCAGCGTGCACAGCCCAGaaccaggagctgcagaggaaagtcCTGCACCTTGAGAAGCAGAACTCGTAGGTGTTCCTAGAGCAGGAGGGGTGGGACCGGGCTGGAGACCCCCGGGCAGACCTGCTGGtggcaggaggggctgggaggTGCTTATGGGCTCTACCTGTCCCCAGGtccctcctggagcagctgAAGAAGCTCCAGGCCCTCGTGGTGCAGTCAAGCAACAAGGCAGCGCAGACGGGAACCTGCGTTGCGGTGTGTGGAGCCCCCAAAACCCCCCATTGCCTCCTCACTTGGAGGGAGGGACACCCAGAGCCAAGGGGATGGACTGGCGGAGAGGAGTGGACATGGACTAGGGCAGAGGGATGGGTGTTCCAAGAGCGGGTGGATAGATGAAGGGATGGAGGCATatggggatggatggacagatggaGAAAGAGGTGGAGGGAGGGATAGAAGGAGGAACGGATGGAGGAAAGGGTGGATAGATGGACAgaatggatggagggagggatggatggatgtgcTGGCAGGGGCACACACACCAGGAGGAACAGAGGGATGTACACCTGGTTCTGCTTCcagccccgtccctggcagccATGGCGCAGAACGTGCCTCCTTCCAGGGCTGTGTATGGTGACATCCCCCTCTACCCCCAGgtcctgctgctctccttcaCTCTCATCATCTTCCCCTCCATGAGCACCTTTGCCCCCAGCAGGGCCGAGGCAGACGGTGACTTCAGACCCATGCGAggtgagtgctggggctgcactgGGGCTCTGCTGAGGTTGTGCCGGGGTCCCAGGGCACTGGGGCATCCCCTCACCCTCCTGCAAACTCAGTGTTCTCCAGGTCCCTGCACAACACAGCCGCCTCCCGCGTGGCTTATACACAGCCCCAAGCTGGGGACGAGAAGCCCCAGGAGCCACTATGGTCAGAGCGCCTGGGCAAGACCCTGCACGAAGTCTTTGGTGGGCATGCGTTCACCCCACGCCTGGACAAAGTGCCTCCCCATAACGACACACAGCCCCTTCCCTCTGAGGGGCTgagccatggggatggggaccaAAGTGTCCCTGTGTCAGAGGATGGCACCACAGTGCACCATGGCCTGGCACCGCTGGCTTGGAGtcaggctgagcacagcaggcCCACGGCGCTGGAGCCGGCCGAGGAGCTTTAGGCAGCATCCAGGGACCACGGGGGACACACTGGGGTGGTGCAGGGTGGCACCTTGGGGTGACCCCTTTAGGATCTGGCCCTGGGCAAGGGTGAATGCTGGACATGCTTGGCTTTGCTTGTATCTGTGAACTGGGAAAATGAGATGGTTCCCAGTGGCCTTATTGGGAGGGGAGGGTTGGCTCCAGCCTCccgagcagcaggagctgcagggatcCTGGGCTGGACAATGTTGCAactggttggttttggtttgggtttttttaagctttattttcatctcTAAATACAagatattttggaaaaaatgcACCTGCTTTAATTCAACATGGGGGAAACCAGAAGGTTTCCGGGACCCCTGGGGTGGGGACACCTCGAGCCTGGCTGCCACGAGGCAATAGGGCACAGCAGAGCCATGGCCCACGGCCGGACCATGCCGGCGGCTGCACCAGAGCTGTGGGCACGgccagaggcagcagcaccaggcaccc
Above is a window of Lathamus discolor isolate bLatDis1 chromosome 21, bLatDis1.hap1, whole genome shotgun sequence DNA encoding:
- the CREB3L3 gene encoding cyclic AMP-responsive element-binding protein 3-like protein 3 isoform X2, translated to MASGVGSLDLLDLLFDRQDGILRSVELGRPPGTWHEDRHAQDSEDFLSSILGSRDSASGSPSWSPATSDSGVSEDPPSDQLDSPPGCCDGGPNEVLYPYTNPCGAVPIPGGAGVLQPEVSIDLDMWHPGFFLEENQDLPVVSPPASCTLTVKDLLLSSSNDAPPLHSSLLRQNQGQFQELVLTEDEKKLLAKEGVSLPTQLPLTKYEERVLKKIRRKIRNKQSAQESRKKKKEYIDGLESRMSACTAQNQELQRKVLHLEKQNSSLLEQLKKLQALVVQSSNKAAQTGTCVAVLLLSFTLIIFPSMSTFAPSRAEADGDFRPMRVFSRSLHNTAASRVAYTQPQAGDEKPQEPLWSERLGKTLHEVFGGHAFTPRLDKVPPHNDTQPLPSEGLSHGDGDQSVPVSEDGTTVHHGLAPLAWSQAEHSRPTALEPAEEL
- the CREB3L3 gene encoding cyclic AMP-responsive element-binding protein 3-like protein 3 isoform X1, whose amino-acid sequence is MASGVGSLDLLDLLFDRQDGILRSVELGRPPGTWHEDRHAQDSEDFLSSILGSRDSASGSPSWSPATSDSGVSEDPPSDQLDSPPGCCDGGPNEVLYPYTNPCGAVPIPGGAGVLQPEVSIDLDMWHPGFFLEENQDLPVVSPPASCTLTVKDLLLSSSNDAQPPLHSSLLRQNQGQFQELVLTEDEKKLLAKEGVSLPTQLPLTKYEERVLKKIRRKIRNKQSAQESRKKKKEYIDGLESRMSACTAQNQELQRKVLHLEKQNSSLLEQLKKLQALVVQSSNKAAQTGTCVAVLLLSFTLIIFPSMSTFAPSRAEADGDFRPMRVFSRSLHNTAASRVAYTQPQAGDEKPQEPLWSERLGKTLHEVFGGHAFTPRLDKVPPHNDTQPLPSEGLSHGDGDQSVPVSEDGTTVHHGLAPLAWSQAEHSRPTALEPAEEL